In Flavobacterium sp. N1736, the following are encoded in one genomic region:
- a CDS encoding LysR substrate-binding domain-containing protein → MTITQLQYVLAVAEHKNFTLAAEKCFVTQPTLSMQIQKIEDELNILIFDRTKKPIQLTDIGQKIVNQAKNIVNEADRIKDIVEQQKGFIGGEFRLGIIPTIMPTLLPMFLNNFIKKYPKVKLLIEELNTDEIIIKLKNGHLDAAIAATPLEDEKIKEIVLYFEPFVAYIPEQHANFQKEEIEVADLNINEILLLQDGHCFRDGILNLCKNGTDIDQNNFQIQSGSFETLIKLADEGLGTTLLPYLHTLDLKESDKLKLRNFKEPKPAREVSLIYPKSELKMQIIDALRSTIAGVVKGAIVFQNVQIISPLHQKK, encoded by the coding sequence ATGACGATCACCCAATTACAATATGTATTAGCTGTAGCCGAGCATAAAAACTTTACACTTGCTGCCGAAAAATGTTTCGTAACTCAACCAACATTAAGTATGCAGATTCAGAAAATTGAAGATGAATTGAATATTTTAATTTTCGACAGGACTAAAAAACCAATCCAGCTTACAGATATTGGTCAGAAGATTGTAAATCAGGCTAAGAATATTGTAAATGAAGCTGACAGAATTAAAGATATTGTAGAACAGCAAAAAGGTTTTATTGGCGGAGAATTTCGTTTAGGAATTATTCCGACTATTATGCCAACTTTATTACCAATGTTTTTAAATAATTTCATTAAAAAATATCCAAAAGTTAAGTTATTAATTGAGGAATTAAATACAGATGAAATTATTATAAAGTTAAAAAACGGTCATCTTGATGCTGCCATTGCCGCTACTCCGCTTGAAGATGAAAAAATAAAAGAGATTGTTTTGTATTTTGAACCGTTTGTAGCTTATATACCGGAACAACACGCTAATTTTCAAAAAGAAGAAATTGAAGTTGCTGATTTGAATATTAATGAGATTTTGCTATTGCAAGACGGACATTGTTTTAGAGACGGAATTTTAAATTTATGTAAAAACGGCACTGATATCGACCAAAATAATTTTCAGATTCAAAGCGGAAGTTTTGAAACTTTAATAAAATTAGCCGATGAAGGTTTGGGTACAACGTTACTTCCGTACTTGCACACACTTGATTTAAAAGAATCCGATAAACTGAAACTACGTAATTTTAAGGAACCAAAGCCGGCTCGTGAGGTAAGTTTAATTTACCCAAAGAGCGAATTAAAAATGCAAATCATCGACGCATTGCGATCTACAATTGCCGGAGTTGTAAAAGGAGCAATTGTTTTTCAAAATGTTCAAATCATTAGTCCACTGCATCAAAAGAAATAG
- a CDS encoding SRPBCC family protein, protein MKILKYLFLLSLLTLVALTVFVATQKGIFSVERSKVINSPKATVYNYVNDLRNYEDFESWSLEDPTIRMSFPDKTTGNGASYSWEGAEGKGNAVTIKTKDGESIEQKMKFDGTEADVNWTFKDTLAGKTVVTWKAKGTMSFLFKVYTALNGGSDNVIGTIYEKSLANIDKNLDFETKTFTVKVNGVVKKTETPYIKQTFTSEISKVNKNARVVIPKLIHFSQTNGLHTNGKPFIIYHTYDTATGLAKISICLPINKEISISAGSDILSGKLNSFEAVKTTLTGDYSHTNEAIAKTRAFINNEKIVPELGWSHLEILTISKLDVKSPSKLMTEIYFPTKPKVIPVTVEKVPVYKPQTQTPAQPATTTPTPAKEEEQSEF, encoded by the coding sequence ATGAAGATTTTAAAATATCTGTTTCTATTATCGTTACTAACCTTAGTTGCCCTAACTGTATTTGTTGCTACCCAAAAAGGAATTTTTTCTGTCGAAAGAAGCAAAGTGATCAATTCACCCAAAGCTACAGTTTATAACTATGTAAATGATCTTAGAAATTACGAAGATTTTGAATCGTGGTCTCTTGAAGATCCTACAATAAGAATGTCTTTTCCAGACAAAACTACCGGAAACGGAGCTTCATATTCATGGGAAGGTGCTGAAGGTAAAGGAAATGCCGTTACAATTAAAACAAAAGACGGCGAAAGTATTGAGCAAAAAATGAAATTTGACGGTACCGAAGCTGACGTAAACTGGACGTTTAAAGACACTTTGGCAGGCAAAACTGTTGTAACCTGGAAAGCTAAAGGAACAATGAGTTTTTTATTTAAAGTCTACACGGCTTTAAACGGAGGTTCTGATAATGTTATTGGAACGATTTATGAAAAAAGTCTTGCCAACATTGATAAAAATCTGGATTTTGAAACTAAAACTTTTACTGTAAAAGTAAATGGTGTGGTTAAAAAAACAGAAACTCCTTATATCAAACAAACTTTTACAAGTGAAATTTCTAAGGTAAATAAAAATGCCCGCGTTGTAATCCCGAAACTTATCCATTTTAGCCAAACAAACGGATTACATACAAACGGAAAGCCTTTTATTATATATCATACTTATGATACTGCTACAGGATTGGCAAAAATCTCTATTTGTTTGCCTATAAATAAAGAGATCTCTATAAGTGCCGGAAGTGATATTTTGTCTGGAAAATTAAATAGTTTTGAAGCTGTAAAAACCACTTTAACTGGTGATTATTCACATACAAATGAAGCAATTGCCAAAACAAGAGCTTTTATAAATAACGAAAAAATTGTTCCAGAATTAGGCTGGTCGCATCTTGAAATCTTAACGATCAGTAAATTAGATGTAAAAAGTCCGTCAAAATTAATGACTGAAATTTATTTTCCAACAAAACCTAAAGTAATTCCGGTTACTGTTGAAAAAGTTCCGGTTTACAAACCACAAACTCAAACACCTGCACAACCGGCAACAACTACACCTACACCGGCAAAAGAAGAGGAACAATCAGAATTCTAA
- a CDS encoding nucleoside triphosphate pyrophosphohydrolase family protein has translation MKKQIDAVKEFHTAFKIGHSETPIADLGETKKYLRYNLMKEENEEYLDAVQKNDLIEIADALGDMMYILCGTIIEHGLQDKIEAIFDEIQRSNMSKLGEDGQPIYREDGKVMKGPNYFKPDFSKLL, from the coding sequence ATGAAGAAACAAATAGATGCAGTAAAAGAATTTCATACTGCTTTTAAAATAGGACATAGCGAAACGCCAATTGCAGATTTGGGCGAAACCAAAAAGTATCTTCGTTATAATTTAATGAAGGAGGAAAACGAAGAATATCTTGATGCAGTGCAAAAAAATGATTTAATTGAAATTGCAGATGCTCTTGGTGATATGATGTATATTTTATGCGGAACTATTATTGAACACGGTTTGCAGGATAAAATCGAAGCTATTTTTGATGAAATCCAGCGTAGTAATATGAGTAAATTAGGCGAAGACGGGCAGCCAATTTACAGAGAAGACGGAAAAGTAATGAAAGGTCCGAATTATTTTAAACCTGATTTTTCGAAACTATTATAA
- a CDS encoding WD40/YVTN/BNR-like repeat-containing protein, whose protein sequence is MKKVFLFSAVFVLIVSFKTLSPNEKQNLFGGFTSVQIDTLFKDKISIRAILIDKNKVWYGGDNSRFGYYDLDKSEKYEEHIYRDTLKLEFRSIAQTSQNIYLLSVANPALLYQVSKKTQKVKLVYKEINQKVFYDSMQFWNDKEGIAIGDPTEDTFSIIVTRDGGETWTKLLSDKLPTNSQGEAAFAASNTNIVINGNDTWLVSGGKKARVFYSGDKAKTWKVIETPIVQGKTMTGIFTADFYDAKHGFIAGGDYELPNKKVNNKAFTNDGGLTWTLIGQDLGFGYASCIQYVPGGNGKEIICVGSEGIQYSQNGGENWMQLSTDSSLFTIRFVNRNTAIAAGFNKVIRLRFK, encoded by the coding sequence ATGAAAAAAGTATTTTTATTTAGCGCTGTATTTGTTTTGATAGTTTCTTTTAAAACGCTGAGCCCTAACGAGAAACAAAATTTGTTTGGAGGTTTTACTTCAGTACAAATAGATACTTTGTTTAAGGATAAAATTAGTATTAGAGCTATATTAATTGATAAAAATAAAGTTTGGTACGGGGGTGATAATTCACGTTTTGGGTACTATGATTTAGATAAAAGTGAAAAATATGAAGAACATATCTATCGTGATACTTTAAAATTAGAGTTCAGAAGTATTGCGCAAACGTCACAAAACATATATTTATTAAGCGTAGCAAATCCTGCTTTGCTTTATCAGGTTTCTAAAAAAACACAAAAAGTAAAATTAGTTTATAAAGAAATAAATCAGAAAGTATTTTATGACAGCATGCAATTTTGGAATGATAAAGAAGGTATTGCAATTGGAGATCCAACTGAAGATACATTCTCTATAATTGTTACCCGCGATGGCGGTGAAACATGGACAAAATTATTATCAGATAAATTACCAACAAACTCACAAGGAGAAGCAGCTTTTGCAGCAAGTAACACCAATATTGTAATTAACGGAAATGATACATGGTTGGTTTCGGGTGGAAAAAAAGCACGTGTTTTTTATTCAGGCGATAAGGCAAAAACATGGAAAGTAATTGAAACACCAATTGTTCAGGGAAAAACAATGACGGGTATTTTTACAGCTGATTTCTACGATGCTAAACATGGATTTATTGCAGGAGGAGATTATGAACTTCCAAACAAAAAAGTAAATAATAAAGCTTTTACTAATGACGGAGGGTTAACCTGGACATTAATAGGTCAGGATTTAGGTTTTGGATACGCGTCTTGCATACAATATGTTCCGGGCGGAAATGGTAAAGAAATTATTTGCGTTGGCTCAGAAGGCATACAATACTCTCAAAACGGCGGCGAAAACTGGATGCAGTTATCTACTGATTCATCACTTTTTACAATTCGTTTTGTTAATAGAAATACAGCTATTGCTGCAGGTTTTAATAAAGTGATCAGACTTCGTTTTAAATAA
- a CDS encoding branched-chain amino acid aminotransferase produces the protein MSTTQTNKIEIRKAASSKISAVDFENLSFGAVFTDHLFECDFKNGEWQNPVIKPYAPILMDPSSKVFHYGQAIFEGMKAYKDENNDVWLFRPDENYKRFNNSAVRMAMPEVPEAIFMDGLNELLKIDQEWIQRGNGSSMYIRPFMIATGPGVIANPSDEYKFMILLSPAKSYYGGEVKVIIAEHYSRAANGGIGAAKAAGNYAAQFYPTNLANKEGFQQVIWTDDATHTKLEEAGTMNVFFRINDTLLTAPTSERILDGITRKSLIAMAEKEGLNVEVRSVIVSELVEAAKNGSLKEIFGAGTAAVISVIKGFSYQDVYYEMTPIENSYASLLKEKLTSLQNKLSEDTFGWTVKVQ, from the coding sequence ATGAGTACAACTCAAACAAACAAAATTGAAATCAGAAAAGCTGCTTCGTCAAAAATAAGCGCAGTAGACTTTGAAAATTTAAGCTTTGGTGCTGTTTTTACAGACCATTTATTCGAATGTGATTTTAAAAATGGGGAATGGCAAAATCCTGTCATTAAGCCTTATGCTCCTATTTTAATGGATCCTTCTTCAAAAGTCTTCCATTACGGACAAGCGATTTTTGAAGGTATGAAAGCTTATAAAGATGAGAACAATGATGTTTGGTTGTTTAGACCTGATGAAAACTACAAACGTTTCAACAATTCTGCAGTTCGTATGGCAATGCCGGAAGTTCCGGAAGCTATTTTTATGGATGGTTTAAATGAATTATTGAAAATTGATCAGGAATGGATTCAAAGAGGTAACGGAAGCAGTATGTATATTCGTCCTTTTATGATTGCGACCGGTCCCGGTGTTATTGCAAATCCATCTGATGAATATAAATTCATGATTTTACTTTCTCCTGCAAAATCATATTATGGTGGCGAAGTAAAAGTAATTATTGCTGAACATTACAGTAGGGCTGCAAATGGTGGAATTGGTGCTGCAAAAGCTGCCGGAAACTACGCTGCACAATTTTACCCAACAAATTTAGCAAACAAAGAAGGTTTTCAGCAAGTTATCTGGACAGATGATGCAACGCATACTAAACTGGAAGAAGCGGGTACAATGAACGTTTTCTTTAGAATTAATGATACGTTATTGACTGCGCCAACAAGCGAAAGAATTTTAGATGGTATTACCAGAAAAAGTTTGATTGCAATGGCAGAAAAAGAAGGCTTAAACGTTGAAGTTCGTTCGGTAATTGTTTCAGAATTAGTAGAAGCGGCTAAAAACGGATCTTTAAAAGAAATTTTTGGTGCAGGAACTGCTGCTGTAATTAGCGTTATTAAAGGATTCTCTTATCAGGATGTTTATTATGAAATGACTCCAATTGAAAATTCTTATGCTTCTTTATTAAAAGAAAAACTAACAAGTCTTCAAAACAAACTTTCTGAAGATACTTTTGGATGGACTGTAAAAGTGCAATAA
- the mnmD gene encoding tRNA (5-methylaminomethyl-2-thiouridine)(34)-methyltransferase MnmD has translation MEREIIKTLDGSTTIHLKEWDECYHSKHGAIQEAKHVFIKNGLSLFEDKPISILEIGFGTGLNAFITFLEATQKKQHIDYVGVEAYPVDAKEVLEMNYVAELDALKFDNIFQEMHKCEWNSKTEISADFNLTKRKQFFDEIDDLEIFDLIYFDAFGYRVQPELWSTEIFQKMYNSLKPNGVLVTYAARGVVKRSMISVGFTVEKLAGPPGKREMFRAVKGI, from the coding sequence GTGGAAAGAGAAATAATTAAAACGCTGGATGGTTCAACAACAATCCATTTAAAAGAATGGGATGAATGTTATCATTCAAAACACGGAGCGATTCAGGAAGCAAAACATGTATTTATAAAAAATGGGCTTTCCTTATTTGAGGATAAACCCATTTCAATTCTTGAAATTGGTTTTGGAACCGGCTTAAATGCTTTCATTACTTTTTTAGAAGCGACTCAAAAAAAACAACATATAGATTATGTAGGAGTAGAAGCATATCCTGTCGATGCAAAAGAAGTTTTGGAAATGAACTATGTTGCAGAACTTGATGCATTGAAATTCGATAACATTTTTCAGGAAATGCATAAATGCGAATGGAACAGTAAAACCGAAATTAGCGCTGATTTCAACTTAACTAAAAGGAAACAATTTTTTGATGAAATCGACGATTTAGAAATTTTTGATTTGATTTACTTTGACGCCTTTGGATATCGTGTGCAACCGGAGCTTTGGAGTACCGAAATTTTTCAGAAAATGTACAATAGTTTAAAACCAAATGGTGTTTTGGTAACTTATGCAGCTCGCGGAGTTGTTAAAAGAAGTATGATTTCGGTTGGATTTACCGTCGAAAAATTAGCAGGACCTCCGGGAAAACGCGAGATGTTTAGAGCTGTTAAAGGTATTTAA
- a CDS encoding sensor of ECF-type sigma factor codes for MKIKNILPILLFLVSFSFYAQSDKSDEKREKIKAYKVSFLTTELELTSTEAEKFWPIYNAFDDKQFELRHEKMKTYLKRLDGDNINSLSEKDAATLLAQIECTDKELYLLREKYMTNLKKVLSAKKILKLKKSEDDFNRKLLKQYRDKAAKN; via the coding sequence ATGAAAATCAAAAATATACTACCGATTCTGCTATTTTTAGTAAGTTTTTCTTTTTATGCACAAAGTGATAAATCAGACGAAAAACGCGAAAAAATTAAAGCTTATAAAGTTTCTTTTTTGACAACAGAACTTGAACTTACGTCTACAGAAGCCGAAAAATTCTGGCCTATATATAACGCCTTTGATGACAAACAATTTGAATTGCGTCATGAAAAAATGAAAACGTATTTAAAAAGATTAGATGGCGATAATATCAATTCCTTATCTGAAAAAGATGCCGCAACGCTTTTAGCACAAATAGAATGTACTGATAAAGAATTGTATCTTTTGCGCGAAAAATATATGACGAATCTTAAAAAAGTCCTTTCTGCAAAAAAAATACTAAAGCTTAAAAAATCTGAAGACGATTTTAACCGAAAACTGTTAAAGCAATATCGGGATAAAGCAGCTAAAAATTAA
- a CDS encoding RNA polymerase sigma factor, with protein sequence MTNEKEFIVQLLDPKTQNTAFQKLLSDYQKPLYSHIRNIVLNHDDADDVLQNTFVKVFQHLKNFKGESKLFSWMYRIATNEALTFLNQKARLSGITSEALQNKTIDNLKADTYFDGDEIQIKLQKAIVTLPEKQQLVFKMKYFQELKYEEIAEILGTSVGALKASYHHAVKKIELYVTSN encoded by the coding sequence TTGACAAACGAGAAGGAATTTATAGTACAATTATTAGATCCTAAAACGCAGAATACTGCGTTTCAAAAACTCCTGTCTGATTATCAAAAACCGCTATATTCTCATATTCGAAACATTGTTCTGAATCATGATGATGCCGATGATGTTTTGCAAAATACTTTTGTAAAGGTATTTCAGCATTTAAAAAATTTTAAGGGAGAAAGTAAACTTTTTTCCTGGATGTATCGCATTGCTACCAATGAGGCATTGACTTTTTTGAATCAAAAAGCAAGATTAAGCGGCATTACATCAGAAGCTTTACAGAACAAAACAATCGACAATTTAAAAGCCGATACTTATTTTGACGGAGATGAGATTCAGATTAAACTTCAAAAGGCTATTGTAACATTGCCGGAGAAGCAGCAATTGGTTTTTAAGATGAAATATTTTCAGGAATTAAAATATGAAGAAATCGCAGAAATCCTGGGAACTTCAGTTGGAGCCCTGAAAGCCTCTTATCATCATGCGGTAAAAAAAATTGAATTATATGTTACATCAAATTAA